The Alphaproteobacteria bacterium genome contains the following window.
TATGCACATTCATGGCCGCAGCCACCGGCGCGAAAGCGGCAAACACTTCGCCCATTTCACAGGCGAGGCGATACGCCATCATCCCACCATTGGAAATGCCAGTAACATAAATGCGACTTGCATCTACGTTGCGCCGCGTTTTGACATCGGCAATCAATTTTTCGATAAATCCGACATCATCCACATTTAGCCGCTCGGCATATCCACAGCATTTTCCGGCGTTCCATGTAGATATTCTGCCTGTTCCCGCGGGATAGCCTACTAAGAATTTTTCTTTTGCCGCCAACTCACTAAATCCAGTGACATTGGCAATGTTTTGCGGGCTTCCGCCCCCGCCATGCAATACCAACACAAGAGGTAGCGCAGTTTTAGCATCGCCCTTGGGGGCAAACAAATAATAACTGCGTTCGCGTTTATCATGTTCCAGCTTATAATGCGCTCCCAGCGGCGAATTATTTTCTGCCGCATAAGCAATGGGTGCCGAGAGATATATTATTGCCAAAATCAGTCCTAACCATTTCAGCATATCTTATACTCACGGTCATTATTCAATGATGGTATTTTTTCACGGGTTTTGCGCACTTCGTCCATATCGATAGTCGCCATAATCACCTTTTCGCCTTCGCCCCCATCGGCCAGCACTTTTCCCCATGGGTCGATAATCAGCGAATGGCCATAAGTTTTGCGGTTGCCGGGATGTACGCCCCATTGAGCGGCAGCAAACACAAAGCAACTGTTTTCGATAGCACGCGCCCGTTGTAATACATGCCAATGCCCCTCGCCTGTGGTTTGCGTGAACGCTGCCGGAATCGCCAGCATTTCTGCTCCTGCATGGGCTAAATCACGATAAAGCTGCGGAAACCGCACATCATAGCAAATGCTTAACCCCATTTTTCCCCATGGCAAATCTACCACCGGCGCGGCTTTACCAGCGCTAAAGCGGTTAGATTCACGGTAGCTTTCCCCATTAGGCAAATCCACATCAAATAAATGTATTTTTTGATAATCGCGAATAATCATGCCTTTATCGTCGATGAGAATGGACGTGTTGAACACTTTTTCGCTTGGCCGCTGCGATTTTGCCAGCACCCGCTCTGTATGGCTCATGTCAGGGGTGATGGGGCGCTTCTTTGTATCGCGCACCGGTACCGATCCAATCAGAATCCACGCACCGTAAAGGCGCGCTAGCGTAGAACATGCAATAATTCCGGGATGTTCAAGGAGCGGAACGGCTTTTTGGAACAGTTTTTTTCCCTGATCTTCCATCAAAAAAGCATTTTCCGGCAGGCAGATAAGATCAGCGCCCGCTTGTGCAGCTTTTTCTACCAGTGGCATCACTTCCACCACATTTTGTCCAAGATCATCCTGACAATTTGTTTGTATACACGCTACGTTAAACGGCATTACCACTCCTTATGCTATGTTATACCTATTGTAAGGAGATTTTCCTGCGGTGTGAAGAAAAGAGTAGCAAGCTCTGGCATTTCACGATGCTTATACAGCATCTAGCTGAAAGAACTGGTGTTATCCATAACGAAATCCAGCCCTTCACATCCACCCAAAAATCGGCTATAAGAGCCTCTCATCAAACAGAGGCCTATGCTATGACCACTTTCCGCGAATTTTTGAAAGACAATGTCCTGCTCCTCGATGGGGCGATGGGGACGCAAATTCAGGCGGTGGATTTTGATGTCGAAAAAGACTATTGGGGCAAGGAAAACTGTTCGGAAGTACTCAACCTTTCTAAGCCAGACTTTGTGCGCGAGGTGCATCGCAAATATTTTGCGGCGGGGTCGGATGCCGTAGAAACCAACACATTCGGGGCATCCGAAGTCACGCTGGCAGAATTTGATCTGGCCGATCAGTGCGAGGAAATCAACATTAAAGCTTGCGAGCTGGCGCGTGAAGCTGCCGCAGAATTTTCCGATAGCCGCCCACGCTATGTAATTGGCTCTATAGGCCCCGGCACCAAGCTGCCAAGCCTTGGGCATATCGAATACGATCCGTTAGAATCTGGCCTTATTCCGCAAGCACGAGGCTTGATTAAAGGCGGCGCAGATGCCCTGCTGATAGAAACCGCGCAAGATGTGCTGCAAATCAAAGCGGCTATTAATGCCTGTCGTTTTGCAATGAAAGAGCTGAATGCTGAGTTGCCAATTATGGCGCAAGTGACCATGGAAACCACCGGCACCATGCTGCTTGGCACCGATATCGCCGCCGCCGCCACGATTTTACACGCGATGGATGTGGACGTGATGGGGCTAAACTGCGCCACCGGCCCGCAAGAAATGGCCAGCCACATCAACTGGCTGGCCGAACATTGGCCGGGGCTAATTTCGGTGTTGCCCAATGCCGGCCTGCCAGAAATGCTGGATGGCAAGGTGCATTTTCCGCTTCAGCCAGACCAAATGGCCAAGTGGATGGAACGGTTTTTGCGCGAAGATGGCGTTAATATCATTGGCGGATGCTGCGGCACCAGCGAAGACCATATCAGCGCCCTAGACGCCATGCTCCGCGCACAAGGTACAAACAATCGCCCTGCCCCCGCCTCTCGGGATCATCATTGGGTACCGGCGGTGGCATCGCTATATAGCCAAGTAGAACTGCGACAGGAAAATGCGGTATTCGCTATTGGTGAGCGCTGCAACGCCAACGGATCCAAAAAATTCCGCGAGGCGCAAGATGCTGAAGATTGGGATACGTGTGTGGATATGGCCAAAGAGCAAGTGCGTGAAGGCAGCCATGCATTAGACATTTGCACCGCCTTTGTAGGACGCGATGAAGTCGCTGATATGACCGCGCTCATCACCCGCCTGCGCGGCAGTGTTACAGCGCCGCTTGTCATCGATTCTACCGAACTAAACGTATTAGAAGCCGCGCTCAAGCTCTATGGTGGCAAGGCCATCATCAACTCCATCAACTTTGAAGACGGAGAAGAACCCGCCCGTGAACGCATGAAACTGGCCAAAAAATTTGGTGCGGGGGTGATTGCCCTGACCATTGACGAGAACGGCATGGCTAAAACCGCCGATGACAAAATTCGCATTGCCAAACGGCTCTATGATTTTGCCTGCGGCGAATATGGATTACCTGCATCCGATTTACTTATCGACCCATTGACCTTCACCATCTGCACCGGCAATGAAGATGACCGCAAACTAGGCGAATGGACGCTGGATGCGATCAAACGCATTCAGCAGGAATTGCCGGATGTGCAGGTAGTTTTAGGCTTATCTAATATTTCTTTCGGCCTCAACCCTGCAGCGCGCCATGTGCTGAACTCGGTATATCTCGACCACGCGCAAAAAAATGGCATGACCAGCGCCATTGTGCATATCAGCAAAATTATGCCGCTGTATAAAATCGCACCGCTGGAAGTAGAAGTCGCCGAAGATTTAATCTATGACCGCCGCAAAGGAATCGCTGCATGAAAACCGGATATATTCTTCTGATATTGGCCTGTTTAACCGGCTGTAAAGTAGGCGGCATAGGCAATGAAGGATCCATTATGTGGAACCTTACCGCCACCGATGAGCAAGAGGCCGCCCATAAAGCCGACCAGCTCGGGGCTGCCCGCATTACCTGCGCACAAGGCGGCTATGAAGATGAAGGCTACGATGCTTGTGTACGCAACTCTGTGAATTATTAATCTTTGAAGAAAGAGCCCTTATGAGACTTTTGATGTCCTGCTTATTTTTATTATTTGTTACTGCATGCAGCAGCTCCGAAAGCGTTGCCAGCGCACGCATTAACTGCGCCAACAGCCTGAGCGGCGAAGGCTATGAAGCATGTGTTAAAAATGCAGGCAAGTTTTAAGCTTATGAGCAATTGCCGTTACGGTTGATGTTTACGTTTACAGAGGCTTCCATATCGTTATCAATCATCAACTCCATTAGCTCTATCGCTTTAGCAGAATCGTTTATGGTATAACTCATGCTGCCGTTATAATTATAACCATCAACTTTGTGGCGATTATTCTGCGCATAAATATTATAACTACGGTTATTTGGCTCAAGATTTTCCAAGCCGATTTCTGTTGCCATTTTTTGCACATTTGCAAGCTGTGCATCAATTTTGGCATTTACCGCTTTTGGTGTTTCGCCCATGCCGCTAAAACTGGCAGAAACCGTGGCATTTTCACGGGTTGTGCATTTGGCATTATAATTACTAATACTGCGCGCTTGCGCCGAAGCAGAAAGGCCGATGATGATAACAACGGCAGAAAACAGATATTTTGTCATAATTATGCGCTCTTATTATTGATTTAACCTCTTGTGTGCCTATTATAACTTTCACTTTACGTAACACAATGAAAGATATCATGTCTTCCACCGACAACGCCAATTACCCTCCCAAACCCTTGGGTACAGAAAACGATCCTTATGATCCGTTGCAATATTTCTTGGCGCTTTTTGATGGGCGACAGGTGGCGGCAAAGGTCGAGAAAAAACGTCCCAACACCATCGAAGAAGTGCTCAAAGAGCGTATCATAGAAGGCGATAAAAAGGGCTTGGATGAAGACTTGGCCGAGGCGATGAAAACCTATCCACCGCTGCAAATCATCAACGAATTACTGCTGGATGGCATGAAGGTGGTGGGAGAGCTGTTTGGTTCTGGCAAAATGCAATTGCCATTTGTGTTGCAATCTGCGGAAACGATGAAAAAAGCCGTGGCCTATCTTGAGCCACATATGGAAAAAATTGAGGGGCAGGAAAAAGGCGTTATTGTTCTCGCCACTGTCAAAGGAGATGTGCACGACATCGGCAAGAATTTGGTCGATATCATCCTGACAAATAATGGTTATAAAGTATATAATCTGGGCATTAAACAGCCAATTGAGAGTATTATAGCTGCCACCAAAGAACATAACCCTGACGTGATTGGGCTATCGGGTTTGTTGGTGAAATCTACCGTTATCATGCGTCAAAACCTCGAAGAGCTCTCGCGGCAAGGCTATGACGTGCCTGTGCTTCTTGGCGGTGCTGCACTGACTCGCGCCTATGTGGAAGATGACTGCGTACGCGCCTATACCGGCGGTCGCGTTGCTTATGCGCAAGATGCATTTGCAGGGTTGGATTTAATGAAAAAAGTCGCCAGTGGCGAATTTGATCAACACCTTGCCGAAATCAAAGAGAAACGCGCAAATAAAAAAGTGACCTCCAGCAAGGCCAAACGCCGCTGGGAGGACAAAGAAGACAAGCCTGTTTATATACGCCCAGTAGATGTTGAAGCCATCCGCATCCAACGCGGCGAGTTGGCAAAACAGGTTGAGGTGCCAACCCCGCCATTTTGGGGGGCAAAAGTGATTGAGCAAATTCCCGTTAAAGGGTTGCTACCGTTCCTCAACGATCAAATGCTCTTTACATTCCATTGGGGTTTTAAAAAGCAGGGAAAAACGCTGGATGAATATTGGAAATGGGTCGATAGCGAAGTGCGCCCCATTCTTACCCGTTTGCTACGCGAATGCGATGAAGGGGATATTTTGCAGCCACAATCCGCCTATGGTTATTTTCCTTGCGCGTCCGATGGTAATGCGTTGGTCATATTCGACCACGAAAGCGGAGCGGAAATGGGGCGTTTTGATCTGCCGCGCCAAGATAAAGACGGTGGCATTTGCGTCGCCGATTTCTTTCGCGATATTTCCACGGGTGAACGCGATGTGATTGGTCTGCAAGTCGTCACTGCCGGCCAAAAAGTGGCGGACACCGCCCGCGATTGGTTCAATGCCGACCGCTATCAGGATTATTTGTATTTGCATGGCTTGGGCGTTGAAATCGTTGAGGCCGCCGCAGAATACATGCATAAGCGCATTCGCTCTGAGCTAGGCTTTGGCCACGAAGACGCCCGCGACATGAAAGACTTACTCAAGCAAGGCTATCGTGGATCGCGCTATAGCTTTGGCTATCCTGCCTGCCCGTATTTAGAAGATCAGGAATTGCTGCTTAAACTGCTTGGCGCCCATCGCGTTGGAATAGAGCTATCCGAAGAACATCAATTGCATCCCGAACAATCGACCAGCGCAATAGTGGTGCACCATCCGCAAGCAAAGTATTTTAATATATAGTACATCTTATTAAGCTTTTAAGAATTCGCGATACAAATCAGAAATATATATTATATTTTTTTTAAACTTAACTCTATAGGTTGCATGATGCAACAATAACGCAACTAAGAGTAAGGGCGTGGCTATGCCGGTATTTATATATTACTTTACATTTTTAATGACTATCATCGCGATATTATTTTCCACCGCTGCGCACGCAAAGTTTGTGCAATTTCATACTACTAATGTACAATTGCTAAAAGGGTGGGATTATAAACTCGGCGAAGAAAACCGCACCCTGATTACGTTGGAGCATTACAACAAATGGGCATATGGCGATTTCTATATGTTCATTGATACCACACGTTTTGACAATGGCGGCAGTAATATTTATGGGGAGGCGGCCGCTCGCCTGTCTTACGAAAAAACCACCGGCAACCTATTTAACTTCGGCATTGTCAAAGATATCTACCTTGCCACGATGCTTGAAAAAGGTAAGCATGGCTACGA
Protein-coding sequences here:
- a CDS encoding carbon-nitrogen hydrolase family protein; this translates as MPFNVACIQTNCQDDLGQNVVEVMPLVEKAAQAGADLICLPENAFLMEDQGKKLFQKAVPLLEHPGIIACSTLARLYGAWILIGSVPVRDTKKRPITPDMSHTERVLAKSQRPSEKVFNTSILIDDKGMIIRDYQKIHLFDVDLPNGESYRESNRFSAGKAAPVVDLPWGKMGLSICYDVRFPQLYRDLAHAGAEMLAIPAAFTQTTGEGHWHVLQRARAIENSCFVFAAAQWGVHPGNRKTYGHSLIIDPWGKVLADGGEGEKVIMATIDMDEVRKTREKIPSLNNDREYKIC
- a CDS encoding alpha/beta hydrolase-fold protein, which produces MLKWLGLILAIIYLSAPIAYAAENNSPLGAHYKLEHDKRERSYYLFAPKGDAKTALPLVLVLHGGGGSPQNIANVTGFSELAAKEKFLVGYPAGTGRISTWNAGKCCGYAERLNVDDVGFIEKLIADVKTRRNVDASRIYVTGISNGGMMAYRLACEMGEVFAAFAPVAAAMNVH